A single region of the Elstera cyanobacteriorum genome encodes:
- a CDS encoding ABC transporter transmembrane domain-containing protein: MRQPRSFPAASNDERARSRSLRSLGFLLTYLKPYRSQMVGAGLALIVAASTVLALGSGLRHLVDQGFVSGNAGLLDQAVLVLMAVVALLAGATFARFYLVSWLGERVVADIRRDVFARALRLDATFYDTARTAEIQSRLTTDTAIIEGVVGSSFSIALRNFLLFIGGSVMLLITSAKLTGLVFLVVPLVVVPIIVIGRRVRALSRVAQDEVAAVGVQISEALQGVRTVQAFTHEAMEQRQFEGRIQTAFNAARQRIKARAWLTAIVILLVFGAISIILWIGGRDVLTGALSPGDLSAFVFYAAVVAGAVGAISEVIGDLQRAAGASERLIELATIVPAIQAPAQPVSLGQPVRGAVRFDGVSFRYPTRPDRVALDAVSFAVAPGERVALVGPSGAGKTTVFQLLLRFYDPASGTICFDDQPLTAVDPADLRGAMAIVAQEPVIFAGTVAENIRYGRPDASDGDLRAAAEAAFALEFIEKLPQGFDTPLGERGMRLSGGQRQRLAIARAILRQPALLLLDEATSALDAESERAVQQALDGLMQGRTTLVIAHRLATIVGCDRILVMDQGRIVESGTHDALVAQGGLYAHLAALQFGAGDSA, translated from the coding sequence ATGCGCCAACCGAGGTCTTTTCCCGCCGCGTCGAATGATGAACGGGCGCGCAGCCGCAGCCTTCGCTCGCTCGGGTTTCTGCTAACGTATCTCAAACCCTATCGGTCGCAGATGGTGGGGGCGGGGTTAGCATTGATCGTCGCGGCCAGCACTGTGCTGGCCCTTGGTTCTGGGTTGCGGCACCTCGTTGATCAAGGCTTCGTCTCGGGAAATGCCGGGCTGCTCGATCAGGCGGTGCTGGTGTTGATGGCCGTTGTGGCGCTGTTGGCGGGGGCGACCTTTGCGCGCTTCTACCTCGTGTCCTGGTTGGGCGAGCGGGTGGTGGCCGATATTCGCCGCGATGTGTTCGCCCGGGCGCTGCGGCTCGACGCGACCTTTTACGACACGGCCCGCACGGCGGAAATCCAATCGCGGCTAACCACCGATACGGCCATTATCGAAGGGGTTGTCGGTTCCTCCTTCTCTATCGCCCTGCGGAATTTCCTTCTGTTCATCGGCGGCTCGGTGATGCTGCTGATCACCAGCGCTAAGCTGACCGGGCTTGTCTTTCTCGTTGTGCCGCTGGTGGTCGTGCCGATCATCGTCATCGGACGGCGGGTGCGGGCGCTCTCCCGCGTCGCGCAGGACGAGGTGGCGGCGGTTGGTGTGCAAATCTCCGAAGCGCTGCAAGGCGTGCGTACGGTGCAGGCGTTCACCCATGAGGCGATGGAGCAGCGGCAGTTCGAAGGGCGTATCCAGACCGCCTTCAATGCCGCCCGGCAGCGGATTAAGGCGCGGGCCTGGCTGACGGCCATTGTTATCCTGCTCGTCTTCGGCGCCATCAGTATCATTCTGTGGATCGGCGGGCGGGACGTGCTAACCGGCGCGCTCTCCCCTGGTGATCTGTCGGCCTTCGTTTTTTATGCGGCTGTGGTTGCCGGCGCTGTCGGCGCGATTTCCGAAGTGATCGGCGATCTGCAACGGGCGGCGGGGGCATCGGAACGGCTGATCGAATTGGCGACGATTGTCCCCGCCATCCAGGCGCCTGCTCAGCCGGTATCGCTTGGCCAGCCCGTGCGCGGCGCGGTGCGCTTTGATGGCGTCTCCTTCCGCTATCCGACCCGCCCAGACCGGGTGGCGCTCGACGCGGTCAGCTTCGCAGTGGCCCCCGGCGAGCGGGTGGCCCTGGTCGGGCCGAGTGGTGCCGGGAAGACGACGGTGTTTCAACTGCTGTTGCGCTTCTACGATCCCGCCAGCGGTACGATCTGCTTTGACGATCAGCCGCTTACCGCGGTCGACCCTGCCGACTTACGTGGCGCGATGGCGATTGTGGCGCAGGAGCCAGTGATTTTCGCCGGAACCGTCGCGGAAAATATCCGCTATGGCCGCCCTGATGCCTCGGACGGCGACCTGCGCGCGGCAGCAGAGGCCGCTTTCGCGCTAGAGTTTATCGAGAAGCTGCCGCAAGGCTTCGATACGCCCTTGGGCGAGCGCGGCATGCGCTTGTCCGGCGGCCAACGCCAGCGCCTCGCCATCGCCCGCGCCATTCTGCGGCAACCAGCGCTGCTGCTGCTGGACGAGGCAACCAGCGCGCTCGATGCCGAATCGGAACGGGCCGTGCAGCAGGCGCTCGATGGGCTGATGCAGGGGCGGACCACGCTGGTCATCGCCCATCGCCTCGCCACCATCGTCGGCTGTGACCGTATTCTCGTGATGGATCAGGGCCGCATTGTTGAAAGCGGCACGCACGACGCGCTGGTGGCGCAAGGCGGGCTTTATGCCCATCTCGCAGCCCTGCAGTTCGGGGCGGGGGACAGCGCCTAA